The following are encoded together in the Mumia sp. Pv4-285 genome:
- a CDS encoding helix-turn-helix domain-containing protein: MRTSPAEMTMDFVRADPRGAYAGAVSTMVGYRQSGVTQRLHRGLPSPYLTLVVALDTPVVVGEREDDGAPIAAYDMLGPLSTRPAYIDQPDSQEGVQLAVHPFAARWLFGAPASRLPGLALDLGDVLGPSAAALRRRIGDSDDWTVRFAAVRDFLAARARTASGAAAARPRPEVVEAWRWIVARGGNGRVDDLAAHVALSPRQLRTAFVDELGFGPKVLSRLVRFDRAVGMVRDQVVRPGDESLGDVAARAGYADHAHLVHEFQAMAGTSPTGWLAEERRNIQAGGHRNGSE, translated from the coding sequence GTGAGAACGTCGCCGGCCGAGATGACGATGGACTTCGTACGCGCTGATCCCCGCGGCGCGTACGCGGGTGCGGTCTCGACGATGGTCGGATACCGCCAGAGCGGTGTCACGCAGCGGCTGCACCGTGGGCTGCCCTCGCCGTACCTGACGCTGGTCGTCGCGCTGGACACGCCCGTCGTGGTGGGGGAGCGGGAGGACGACGGCGCCCCGATCGCCGCGTACGACATGCTCGGCCCGCTCTCGACCCGCCCCGCGTACATCGACCAGCCCGACAGCCAGGAGGGCGTCCAGCTCGCCGTGCACCCGTTCGCCGCGCGCTGGCTGTTCGGCGCCCCCGCCAGCCGGTTGCCGGGTCTGGCGCTCGACCTGGGCGACGTCCTCGGGCCGTCTGCGGCGGCGCTCCGCCGCAGGATCGGTGACAGCGACGACTGGACGGTCCGGTTCGCCGCCGTCCGGGACTTCCTCGCCGCGCGCGCCCGTACCGCGAGCGGGGCAGCCGCTGCACGTCCGCGGCCGGAGGTCGTGGAGGCGTGGCGGTGGATCGTCGCGCGCGGAGGCAACGGCCGCGTCGACGACCTCGCCGCGCACGTGGCGCTGAGTCCGCGCCAGCTGCGCACGGCGTTCGTCGACGAGCTGGGCTTCGGACCGAAGGTGCTGAGCCGACTGGTCCGCTTCGACCGCGCCGTCGGCATGGTGCGCGACCAGGTCGTACGCCCGGGTGACGAGTCTCTCGGCGACGTCGCAGCGCGCGCCGGGTACGCCGACCATGCCCACCTCGTCCACGAGTTCCAGGCGATGGCGGGCACGTCGCCGACCGGGTGGCTCGCCGAGGAGCGCCGAAACATCCAAGCCGGGGGCCACCGCAACGGGTCAGAGTGA
- a CDS encoding MoaD/ThiS family protein: MAIEVRVPTILRTYTSGEKNVSAAGESVSALIEDLEVNHAGIKDRLVDGGQPRRFVNIYVNDEDIRFSGGLETPLSDGDVVVILPAVAGGAR, encoded by the coding sequence ATGGCCATCGAGGTCCGTGTCCCCACCATCCTCCGCACCTACACGAGCGGCGAGAAGAACGTCTCCGCCGCCGGTGAGTCGGTCAGCGCGCTGATCGAGGACCTGGAGGTCAACCACGCCGGCATCAAGGACCGGCTGGTCGACGGCGGCCAGCCGCGCCGCTTCGTGAACATCTACGTCAACGACGAGGACATCCGCTTCTCCGGCGGCCTCGAGACGCCGCTGTCCGACGGCGACGTCGTCGTGATCCTGCCTGCCGTCGCAGGCGGGGCGCGCTGA
- a CDS encoding ABC transporter permease produces the protein MRDLVDVVRAELAALVRRPGAWALLATAVVLSMTFAYLIPYISYRSGQSPAEGADAVSPEQLLASTLPDQLVPNTLDGFPVFAGALALVLGALVAGSQYGFGTLKTLLVQRPGRLTVAAGQTVALVLSVGIGVLVLFGVGAIASTAIALGAGRTVAFPAPAHLLPGMAGGWLVLTMWATIGACLATVLRSVALPIGLGVVWVLGVENLVAAVASSVLTGMEPVRDLLPGASAGSLVAALGPEQVGPAAPGVTDALSGGRALVTVAAYVVVAVGVGWWRTRRRDVV, from the coding sequence ATGCGTGACCTCGTCGACGTGGTGCGCGCCGAGCTCGCCGCCCTCGTCCGCCGCCCCGGTGCGTGGGCGCTGCTCGCGACGGCGGTGGTGCTCAGCATGACGTTCGCGTACCTCATCCCGTACATCTCCTATCGGAGCGGACAGTCCCCGGCGGAGGGTGCCGACGCGGTGTCGCCGGAGCAGCTCCTCGCCAGCACCCTTCCTGACCAGCTCGTCCCGAACACCCTCGACGGGTTCCCGGTCTTCGCGGGGGCGCTGGCCCTCGTCCTCGGAGCGCTCGTCGCGGGGAGCCAGTACGGGTTCGGCACGCTGAAGACGCTCCTCGTCCAACGCCCCGGTCGCCTGACGGTCGCCGCGGGACAGACGGTCGCGCTCGTGCTGTCCGTCGGGATCGGAGTCCTCGTGCTGTTCGGCGTCGGGGCGATCGCGTCGACGGCCATCGCGTTGGGGGCGGGGCGGACGGTCGCGTTCCCCGCGCCAGCGCACCTGCTCCCCGGCATGGCTGGGGGCTGGCTGGTGCTGACGATGTGGGCCACGATCGGCGCCTGCCTCGCGACCGTGCTCCGCAGCGTCGCACTGCCGATCGGCCTCGGCGTGGTGTGGGTCCTGGGCGTCGAGAACCTCGTGGCCGCGGTCGCCTCGAGCGTGCTCACGGGCATGGAGCCCGTACGCGACCTCCTGCCGGGAGCGAGTGCGGGATCGTTGGTCGCCGCCCTCGGTCCCGAGCAGGTCGGACCGGCCGCACCGGGAGTCACCGACGCGCTCAGCGGAGGGCGTGCGCTGGTCACCGTGGCGGCGTACGTCGTGGTGGCCGTCGGCGTCGGCTGGTGGAGGACCCGGCGTCGCGACGTCGTCTGA
- a CDS encoding ABC transporter ATP-binding protein has translation MTSAAVADRAVVEVRGLTKAYRRRGSPPLVAVDRVDLTVRRGEVYGFLGPNGAGKTTTLRMLLGLVRPTGGTASVLGNAPGSRAALEATGAMIEGPAFLPYLSGTANLRVVARYAGVDASRVAPALESVGLAERGDDRYASYSLGMKQRLGVAAALLKDPVLVVLDEPTNGLDPAGMREMRTLVRGLAGRGHTVVLSSHLLGEVQEICDRVAVIDHGRVVLESSVEEMRGGSELVVRATPSDVARDTVAALRGVEDVRLRDGVLAVRVPEAQTADVTSALVGAGVAVTEVRRSERQLEDVFLELTGGPATGGGDRDA, from the coding sequence ATGACCTCGGCGGCGGTCGCGGACCGGGCCGTCGTCGAGGTCCGCGGGCTCACCAAGGCGTACCGGCGCCGTGGCAGCCCGCCGCTCGTTGCCGTCGACCGCGTCGACCTCACGGTCCGGCGCGGCGAGGTGTACGGGTTCCTCGGACCGAACGGCGCCGGCAAGACGACCACGCTGCGGATGCTCCTCGGGCTCGTCCGCCCGACCGGCGGGACCGCGTCCGTGCTGGGGAACGCTCCGGGTAGTCGCGCGGCGCTCGAGGCGACCGGCGCGATGATCGAGGGTCCGGCCTTCCTGCCGTACCTGTCGGGCACCGCCAACCTCCGCGTCGTCGCCCGCTACGCCGGCGTCGACGCCTCGCGGGTGGCGCCGGCGTTGGAGTCGGTCGGGCTCGCCGAGCGCGGCGACGACCGTTACGCGTCGTACTCGCTCGGGATGAAGCAGCGGCTCGGGGTTGCGGCGGCGCTGCTCAAGGACCCGGTGCTGGTGGTCCTGGACGAGCCGACCAACGGCCTCGACCCGGCTGGGATGCGGGAGATGCGCACCCTCGTCCGCGGGCTCGCCGGACGCGGTCACACCGTCGTCCTGTCGAGCCACCTCCTGGGCGAGGTCCAGGAGATCTGCGACCGGGTCGCCGTGATCGACCACGGCCGGGTGGTCCTCGAGAGCTCGGTCGAGGAGATGCGGGGCGGGTCGGAGCTCGTGGTCCGTGCGACGCCGTCCGACGTCGCCCGTGACACCGTCGCAGCGCTGCGCGGCGTCGAGGACGTACGGCTTCGCGACGGCGTGCTGGCCGTCCGCGTGCCGGAGGCGCAGACGGCCGACGTCACCAGTGCCCTCGTCGGCGCGGGGGTTGCCGTCACCGAGGTACGGCGGTCCGAGCGCCAGCTGGAGGACGTGTTCCTCGAGCTCACCGGCGGGCCCGCAACCGGAGGCGGTGATCGCGATGCGTGA
- a CDS encoding MBL fold metallo-hydrolase codes for MRLTIIGCAGSYPGPESAASCYLVEAPYEGRTYRLVVDLGNGALGPLQRYVGLDEIDAIAVSHLHPDHYMDVCGLYVYRRYVTGGPLPRIPTWGPTGSADRFAMAYDLPLDPGMSEVLDVATWEDGVPVELGPFTVTPRRMDHPVEAYALRVEVDGKVLVYSGDTGPTPALVEAARDADLFLCEASFTENPLNPPHLHMTGTDAGEAATAAHVGRLLLTHIPAWTDRDLVAAEAKAAFAGPSELVEPGGAYEVG; via the coding sequence ATGAGGCTGACGATCATCGGCTGCGCCGGTTCGTACCCCGGCCCGGAGTCCGCTGCCAGCTGCTATCTCGTCGAGGCTCCGTACGAGGGGCGCACCTACCGGCTCGTCGTCGACCTCGGCAACGGCGCGCTCGGGCCGCTGCAGCGCTACGTGGGGCTCGACGAGATCGACGCGATCGCCGTCTCGCACCTTCACCCCGACCACTACATGGACGTCTGCGGGCTCTACGTCTACCGCCGCTACGTGACGGGCGGCCCGCTGCCGCGGATCCCCACCTGGGGCCCGACGGGCAGTGCCGACCGGTTCGCGATGGCGTACGACCTCCCGCTCGACCCCGGCATGTCCGAGGTCCTCGACGTCGCGACGTGGGAGGACGGCGTCCCGGTCGAGTTGGGTCCCTTCACGGTGACTCCTCGGCGGATGGACCATCCGGTGGAGGCGTACGCGCTGCGGGTCGAGGTCGACGGCAAGGTCCTCGTGTACTCCGGTGACACCGGCCCGACACCGGCACTGGTGGAGGCTGCGCGCGACGCCGACCTCTTCCTGTGCGAGGCCTCGTTCACCGAGAACCCGCTCAACCCGCCGCACCTGCACATGACGGGCACGGACGCGGGCGAGGCGGCCACCGCGGCACACGTCGGGCGACTCCTCCTCACCCACATCCCCGCCTGGACCGATCGCGACCTCGTCGCCGCCGAGGCGAAGGCGGCGTTCGCAGGGCCGAGCGAGCTCGTCGAGCCAGGCGGGGCGTACGAGGTGGGCTGA
- a CDS encoding tRNA (cytidine(34)-2'-O)-methyltransferase, which produces MFRILYYEPRIPPNTGNAIRLAAATGAQLHLVEPLGFDLSDAKLKRAGLDYHDLADVSVHSNLEAAFKALDPVRVFAFTTKATTSYADIAYEPGDVFLFGPEPTGLPEAVLADRRITELLRIPMQPSRRSLNLANSTAIVVYEAWRQQGYAGGV; this is translated from the coding sequence ATGTTCCGAATCCTCTACTACGAGCCGCGGATCCCTCCCAACACGGGCAACGCGATCAGGCTGGCGGCAGCGACCGGCGCCCAGCTTCACCTCGTGGAGCCGCTGGGGTTCGACCTGTCCGACGCCAAGCTCAAGCGCGCCGGCCTCGACTACCACGACCTGGCGGACGTCTCGGTCCACAGCAACCTGGAGGCGGCGTTCAAGGCGCTCGACCCGGTCCGCGTGTTCGCGTTCACGACGAAGGCGACGACGTCCTACGCCGACATCGCGTACGAGCCGGGTGACGTGTTCCTGTTCGGGCCAGAGCCGACAGGGCTCCCGGAGGCCGTGCTCGCCGACCGGCGCATCACCGAGCTGCTGCGGATCCCGATGCAGCCGTCGCGCCGCTCGCTCAACCTCGCGAACTCGACGGCGATCGTCGTCTACGAGGCGTGGCGCCAGCAGGGCTACGCCGGAGGCGTGTAG
- the rph gene encoding ribonuclease PH, with translation MSVTRTDGRAADQLRPVTITRNWLDHAEGSVLVEFGRTRVLCAASVTQGVPRWRRDSGLGWVTAEYAMLPRATHTRSDRESVKGRIGGRTHEISRLIGRSLRAIIDYKALGENTIVIDCDVLQADGGTRTAAITGAYVALADAVSYLRDRGALVSEPLTGSVAAVSVGIIDGAPMLDLPYDEDVRAETDMNVVMTGTGSFVEVQGTAEGAPFDRAELDALLALAEKGCADLTAIQTAALGEGAPS, from the coding sequence ATGAGCGTCACCCGAACCGACGGCCGCGCCGCCGACCAGCTCCGACCCGTCACCATCACCCGCAACTGGCTCGACCACGCCGAGGGCTCGGTCCTGGTCGAGTTCGGCCGCACCCGCGTCCTCTGCGCGGCGAGCGTCACCCAGGGCGTCCCGCGCTGGCGCCGCGACTCCGGGCTCGGCTGGGTCACCGCCGAGTACGCGATGCTCCCGCGCGCGACCCACACCCGCTCCGACCGCGAGTCGGTCAAGGGCCGCATCGGCGGGCGTACGCACGAGATCTCGCGCCTGATCGGTCGCTCGCTCCGCGCGATCATCGACTACAAGGCGCTCGGAGAGAACACGATCGTCATCGACTGCGACGTCCTCCAGGCCGACGGCGGCACCCGCACCGCAGCGATCACCGGGGCGTACGTCGCCCTGGCCGACGCCGTCTCCTACCTGCGCGACCGCGGTGCCCTCGTGTCCGAGCCGCTCACCGGTTCCGTCGCGGCAGTGTCGGTCGGCATCATCGACGGTGCGCCGATGCTCGACCTGCCCTACGACGAGGACGTCCGCGCCGAGACCGACATGAACGTCGTCATGACCGGGACCGGCTCGTTCGTCGAGGTGCAGGGCACCGCCGAGGGCGCACCCTTCGACCGCGCCGAGCTCGACGCGCTGCTCGCGCTCGCCGAGAAGGGCTGCGCCGACCTGACCGCGATCCAGACCGCCGCGCTCGGCGAGGGAGCCCCCTCGTGA
- a CDS encoding 2'-5' RNA ligase family protein, whose product MTFVEDLAVPEAFGRDAWPLHLTWVPPFEAEEEAALEAVSRVAHGRTALVSEVVGEAWFGSRHDVRVGELARTAGVDTLHRDLLAALSESGVDVARMRHVRDEFRPHVSAQRGRSLAVGATVRLDAVTLVDMRPDGDPRRRRVVRTWPLDPAVRRG is encoded by the coding sequence GTGACGTTCGTGGAGGACCTCGCCGTGCCGGAGGCCTTCGGGCGCGACGCGTGGCCCCTGCACCTGACGTGGGTCCCGCCGTTCGAGGCCGAGGAGGAGGCCGCCCTCGAGGCGGTCTCTCGCGTGGCCCACGGCCGTACGGCGCTGGTGTCCGAGGTGGTCGGCGAGGCCTGGTTCGGGTCTCGCCACGACGTCCGGGTCGGCGAGCTCGCGCGCACGGCGGGGGTCGACACCCTGCACCGCGACCTGCTCGCCGCGCTGTCCGAGAGCGGGGTGGACGTCGCCCGGATGCGTCACGTCCGCGACGAGTTCCGTCCGCACGTGTCGGCCCAGCGCGGACGTTCCCTCGCCGTCGGCGCGACGGTGCGCCTCGACGCCGTCACGCTCGTCGACATGCGGCCCGACGGTGACCCGCGGCGTCGCCGTGTCGTCCGCACGTGGCCGCTCGACCCGGCCGTACGTCGCGGCTGA
- the rdgB gene encoding RdgB/HAM1 family non-canonical purine NTP pyrophosphatase, translating to MSERRVVLASHNQGKLAELRRILEPGLPGIEVLGLDDIGDFAEPVEDQPTFEGNALLKARAAATATGLPSLADDSGLCVDALNGMPGVLSARWGGRPKSDARNNELLLDQLADVPDERRGAEFRCAMALVLPSGAEVVELGVMRGRVQRGPTGDGGFGYDPLFAADGYDVSTAELTPADKDAISHRGKALRAMVPHLVALLV from the coding sequence GTGAGCGAGCGCCGCGTCGTCCTCGCGAGCCACAACCAGGGCAAGCTCGCGGAGCTGCGCCGCATCCTCGAGCCTGGGCTGCCGGGCATCGAGGTGCTGGGCCTCGACGACATCGGCGACTTCGCGGAGCCCGTGGAGGACCAGCCGACCTTCGAGGGCAACGCGCTGCTCAAGGCCCGCGCCGCGGCGACGGCGACGGGCCTGCCGTCGCTCGCCGACGACTCCGGACTCTGCGTCGACGCCCTCAACGGGATGCCCGGCGTCCTGTCGGCTCGATGGGGTGGGCGTCCCAAGTCGGACGCGCGGAACAACGAGCTGCTTCTCGACCAGCTGGCCGACGTGCCCGACGAACGGCGGGGTGCGGAGTTCCGCTGTGCGATGGCGCTGGTGCTGCCGAGCGGCGCCGAGGTCGTGGAGCTCGGCGTCATGCGCGGGCGGGTGCAGCGCGGACCGACCGGTGACGGCGGGTTCGGCTACGACCCGTTGTTCGCGGCGGACGGCTACGACGTCTCGACAGCCGAGCTGACTCCCGCGGACAAGGATGCGATCAGCCACCGCGGCAAGGCGCTCCGCGCGATGGTCCCGCACCTCGTCGCCCTGCTGGTCTGA
- a CDS encoding Mov34/MPN/PAD-1 family protein, translating into MLTIDQATYDAIVAHARRDHPDEACGVVAGAVGSDLPTRFIPMVNAAMSPTFYEFDSTDLLRLYQEMDDNDEVPVVVYHSHTATEAYPSRTDINLAGEPEAHYVLVSTRDGAHESGPVDFRSYRIVDGEVTEEEVTVVERY; encoded by the coding sequence GTGCTGACCATCGACCAGGCGACCTACGACGCGATCGTCGCGCACGCCCGCAGGGACCACCCTGACGAGGCCTGCGGCGTCGTCGCCGGTGCCGTCGGCTCCGACCTGCCGACGCGGTTCATCCCGATGGTCAACGCCGCGATGTCGCCGACGTTCTACGAGTTCGACTCGACCGACCTGCTCCGTCTCTACCAGGAGATGGACGACAACGACGAGGTGCCGGTGGTGGTCTACCACTCGCACACCGCCACCGAGGCGTACCCGTCGCGCACCGACATCAACCTCGCCGGCGAGCCCGAGGCGCACTACGTCCTGGTCTCGACCCGTGACGGTGCTCACGAGTCCGGGCCGGTCGACTTCCGGTCGTACCGGATCGTCGACGGCGAGGTGACCGAGGAAGAAGTCACGGTTGTCGAGCGTTACTAG
- a CDS encoding SHOCT domain-containing protein, with product MISTSTAAATSATVLAHPGSDGPGWWIVFPIFWLAFFVFVVVMALRFGPWRRRWHDPRSGGESRLAERYAAGEIDADEYRSRLAVLREARPGDRR from the coding sequence ATGATCAGCACGTCAACAGCCGCGGCGACCTCGGCCACCGTCCTCGCCCATCCCGGCTCCGACGGTCCCGGATGGTGGATCGTGTTCCCGATCTTCTGGCTGGCGTTCTTCGTGTTCGTCGTCGTCATGGCCTTGCGGTTCGGGCCGTGGCGCCGTCGCTGGCACGACCCGCGCAGCGGCGGCGAGTCGCGGCTCGCCGAGCGCTACGCGGCGGGGGAGATCGACGCCGACGAGTACCGGAGCCGACTCGCGGTCCTGCGCGAGGCGCGCCCCGGGGACCGGCGATGA
- the murI gene encoding glutamate racemase: protein MNDAPIGIFDSGFGGMTVARAVIDQLPNEAVSYLGDTARQPYGPQPIADVREFALECLDHLVTQGVKALVIACNSASAAVLRDARERYDVPVVEVIVPATRRAVAATRNGHVGVICTQATKTSMAYDDAFAANPSVHVTVQACPRFVEFVEAGITAGPELIGAAHEYLAPLQEAGVDTLVLGCTHYPLLTGVISYVMGDDVTLVSSADETAKDVYALLVRDGLERTATTPPEHRFLTTGQPDEFRTLGRRFLGPEIERVDQFAWVGV from the coding sequence GTGAACGACGCGCCCATCGGCATCTTCGACTCCGGCTTCGGCGGCATGACCGTCGCCCGTGCCGTGATCGACCAGCTGCCGAACGAGGCCGTCTCCTATCTGGGCGACACCGCCCGGCAGCCGTACGGCCCGCAGCCGATCGCAGACGTCCGTGAGTTCGCGCTCGAGTGCCTCGACCACCTCGTCACCCAGGGCGTGAAGGCGCTCGTGATCGCCTGCAACTCCGCCAGCGCCGCGGTCCTGCGCGACGCACGCGAGCGGTACGACGTCCCGGTGGTCGAGGTGATCGTGCCAGCGACGCGTCGAGCCGTCGCCGCGACCCGCAACGGTCACGTGGGCGTGATCTGCACGCAGGCGACGAAGACGTCGATGGCCTACGACGACGCGTTCGCCGCCAACCCGTCGGTTCACGTGACTGTCCAGGCGTGCCCGCGGTTCGTCGAGTTCGTCGAGGCCGGGATCACCGCCGGTCCGGAGCTCATCGGTGCTGCCCACGAGTACCTCGCCCCGCTCCAGGAGGCAGGCGTCGACACGCTCGTCCTCGGGTGCACCCACTACCCGCTGCTCACCGGCGTCATCTCGTACGTGATGGGCGACGACGTCACGCTGGTCTCCAGCGCGGACGAGACCGCGAAGGACGTGTACGCGCTGCTCGTGCGCGACGGCCTCGAGCGCACCGCAACGACTCCGCCGGAGCACCGTTTCCTGACGACCGGTCAGCCGGACGAGTTCCGGACCCTCGGCCGCCGGTTCCTCGGCCCGGAGATCGAGCGTGTGGACCAGTTCGCGTGGGTGGGCGTATGA
- a CDS encoding response regulator: MIRVLLADDQALLRAGFRALIEAEDDLEVVGEASTGDEAVALVRTLHPDVVLMDIRMPELDGLAATRSITEDPALAETRVVILTTFELDEYVFEAVRIGASGFLVKDTAPADLLAGIRAVAAGDALLSPSVTRRLIGEFASRSRPATAPALMDPLTEREREVVALVGEGLSNDEIAARLVVSVATAKTHVSRAMLKLGARDRAQLVVMAYESGLVRPGWSG; the protein is encoded by the coding sequence GTGATCCGTGTGCTGCTCGCCGACGACCAGGCGCTCCTGCGGGCCGGGTTCCGAGCGCTGATCGAGGCCGAGGACGACCTGGAGGTCGTGGGAGAGGCTTCGACGGGCGACGAGGCTGTCGCGCTCGTGCGCACGCTGCATCCGGACGTGGTCCTCATGGACATCCGGATGCCCGAGCTCGACGGGCTCGCAGCGACGCGCAGCATCACGGAGGATCCGGCCCTCGCCGAGACGCGCGTGGTGATCCTGACGACCTTCGAGCTCGACGAGTACGTGTTCGAGGCCGTACGCATCGGTGCGAGCGGGTTCCTCGTGAAGGACACCGCGCCGGCCGACCTGCTTGCGGGCATCCGGGCCGTCGCGGCCGGCGACGCGCTGCTGTCGCCGAGCGTGACGCGCCGCCTGATCGGGGAGTTCGCGAGCCGGAGCCGCCCTGCCACGGCACCCGCCCTGATGGATCCGCTCACCGAGCGCGAGCGGGAGGTCGTCGCACTCGTCGGCGAGGGGCTGAGCAACGACGAGATCGCCGCGCGGCTCGTGGTCAGCGTCGCCACCGCGAAGACGCACGTCAGCCGGGCGATGCTCAAGCTGGGGGCGCGCGACCGCGCACAGCTCGTCGTCATGGCGTACGAGAGCGGGCTGGTGCGGCCGGGCTGGTCGGGCTGA
- a CDS encoding DinB family protein: protein MRRVPFTGDEKESLYVALDRHRDALLWKIDGLSDEDLRRPMVPSGTTLLGMVKHVASVEYTWFCGTFGRESLEVPYTEDDWDSDWRIEPWETTEGVLAYFAMARAAADAVIDELDVLDTGTAWYGPTVTMRWVLIHMVEEYARHAGHADILRELIDGATGPFEGYPT from the coding sequence ATGAGACGTGTTCCGTTCACCGGCGACGAGAAGGAGAGCCTCTACGTGGCTCTCGACCGGCACCGCGACGCCCTCCTGTGGAAGATCGACGGGCTCTCCGACGAGGACCTCCGGCGCCCGATGGTGCCGTCCGGCACCACGCTGCTCGGCATGGTCAAGCACGTGGCGTCCGTCGAGTACACCTGGTTCTGCGGGACGTTCGGACGCGAGTCGCTGGAGGTCCCGTACACCGAGGACGACTGGGACTCCGACTGGCGGATCGAGCCCTGGGAGACGACGGAGGGGGTCCTCGCGTACTTCGCGATGGCCCGTGCCGCCGCCGATGCGGTGATCGACGAGCTCGACGTGCTCGACACGGGCACCGCCTGGTACGGCCCGACCGTCACGATGCGGTGGGTGCTGATCCACATGGTCGAGGAGTACGCCCGCCACGCCGGCCACGCAGACATCCTCCGCGAGCTGATCGACGGGGCGACCGGCCCGTTCGAGGGCTACCCGACCTGA
- a CDS encoding PLP-dependent cysteine synthase family protein: MRYANLIDSVGNTPLVGLPRLSPSPDVRLWAKLEDRNPTGSIKDRAALAMIERAEHEGVLRPGCTILEPTSGNTGISLAMVAKLRGYRIVCVMPENTSEERRQLLRMWGAEIVSSPAAGGSNEAVRVAKRIAEEHPDWVMLYQYGNQANAEAHFRGTGPEILADLPEVTHFVGGLGTTGTLMGVGRFFRGAKPDVRIVAAEPRYGELVYGLRNLDEGFVPELYDPQYIDARFSVGPRDAVRRVRELLESEGIFAGISTGAILHAALAQAAKAVKAGEAADIAFVIADGGWKYLSTGAYEGTIDDAEERLEGQLWA, translated from the coding sequence ATGCGCTACGCGAACCTGATCGACTCGGTCGGCAACACCCCGCTCGTGGGCCTGCCGAGGCTGTCGCCGAGCCCCGACGTGCGCCTGTGGGCGAAGCTCGAGGACCGCAACCCCACCGGGTCGATCAAGGACCGTGCAGCGCTCGCGATGATCGAGCGCGCCGAGCACGAGGGTGTGCTGCGCCCAGGGTGCACCATCCTCGAGCCCACCTCCGGCAACACCGGCATCTCCCTCGCGATGGTCGCCAAGCTGCGCGGTTACCGGATCGTGTGCGTGATGCCGGAGAACACGTCCGAGGAACGCCGCCAGCTCCTGCGCATGTGGGGCGCCGAGATCGTGTCGTCCCCGGCCGCCGGCGGATCGAACGAGGCCGTACGCGTCGCCAAGCGGATCGCCGAGGAGCACCCGGACTGGGTGATGCTCTACCAGTACGGCAACCAGGCCAACGCCGAGGCGCACTTCCGCGGCACGGGTCCCGAGATCCTCGCCGACCTGCCGGAGGTCACCCACTTCGTCGGCGGCCTCGGCACGACCGGCACCTTGATGGGCGTCGGGCGGTTCTTCCGCGGGGCCAAGCCCGACGTGCGGATCGTCGCGGCCGAGCCCCGGTACGGCGAGCTCGTGTACGGCCTGCGCAACCTCGACGAGGGCTTCGTCCCGGAGCTGTACGACCCCCAGTACATCGACGCCCGCTTCTCCGTCGGCCCCCGCGACGCCGTACGCCGGGTCCGTGAGCTGCTGGAGTCCGAGGGGATCTTCGCGGGCATCTCGACCGGAGCGATCCTCCACGCGGCGCTCGCGCAGGCGGCGAAGGCCGTCAAGGCGGGCGAGGCCGCCGACATCGCGTTCGTGATCGCCGACGGCGGCTGGAAGTACCTCTCGACCGGCGCGTACGAGGGCACGATCGACGACGCCGAGGAGCGGCTCGAGGGCCAGCTCTGGGCGTGA